ACTACTCCACATACTGCACCTCACTAAATGGAAATTGTTTCAAATGGGTAACATTGAACATCTGGTCATTGAAACACTACTTGTATTTATGGGGTGTCACATTCCAATGCCCCCGATACTAAGTGAGATATTTACAATAAAGTTAATCAACACAAACAGTAAATTATGGTTTGTTGCGCTAACTATTGTCAAGAAAACTGTCCTAAAGGACTGGAAATCAGAGAACACCTAACACTGCAATTGGAAATCCTTACTAatacaatacatactgtatcctTGGAAAACTTAACCACCTCCAAAATAATACCCTGGATTTATACCCTTCTTGGTCATTTGTCACAAACTTCCTAAAGTTATAATTCTGCTGATCTTTGCTTAAAAACCAACCACAACTACAGCCTACTACTACTATATCCATATATAATGGTAAAAGGGAAGGGGTGAGGTAACACCACTAatcaatataaagaaatatatagaaAGTTGCACTTTTTAATGCATCATTCACCAGTACAGTAGAGAGACATAAATATCTATCAGGAactgaacaaacaaacatggaaGTGATGTGTATGCAGTGTCTAGGGTGGAGAGTTTCCTGGGTGGTGGAGgatgagttattattattattattattattattattactattactattattatcgCCTTTATCCTCTCACCCACTAATATTGCTAAGATTgctttttgtaattattattattaatagtaaaaatagtagtagtagtaggtgtagtgtattgttttattaattgtaacatttgttatatattttcaattGTTTACATACTTACAGCCCTACAAACTAATACACTTGCACACActtgtgcatgcacacacacacacacacacacacacacacacacacccatgcacGTAcgtacgcacgcacgcacgcacgcacgcacgcacgcacacacacacacaccgcttgTAGttcatctttatatttcatatgtgctataatataataataattttaaaaagaatgagtgtattaataaaaacctgtgatttgaagctgcactactgtcagagctgatgttatagaaaataaatcaacaacttCTGACATATTAGAATCTACAAATCATCCACACTGTTATATCATGGCCTATAAAGCACCTAATTGTCAAGCACCTTAGTACCAAAGGAATCAAACCCAGTATCAAACCGACCTTCTCCAAGATGGCCTCCTTTAACGCAGGACCATTCACATCCTGATTGGACTGGACTCTTACTTTAATGGTCCATAGTCTTCTCGGGTACACAACTGGATTCAAAAGGATATGTAATTATAcagataaacattttaattaacaaaCACAACATTTGTTGAATACATTTTACAATGGATACAACTTTACTTACTTTTGTGacaaaagaaatacattatGTCTGAGCACTGTGCATCAGCAGCCAGACCATTAGAGATATAACCACAGTTTTGATTTCCGAGGGCATTATCCGGTTCTTTTAACATCCATAGATTGATGGTTAAGTTGGACTGGTCGGACCACTTCCAGGGCTCCCTGAACAATCCAATCCAAACGTGCGTAGCCACCCCCGACATTGGTTTTAGTATCATTTGGTATTCTGTTAAGCTTCTTGCGCTGGCCAGGTCTGTGTAATGCTGTCTGCAGTAGCTCTGAGCATCATACCAGGTCACTGAAGAAGTGACTAAAATGTAAGCAGCATTGCCAACTTGGCTGGCTGTAaggattaataatattatatattaataatatcaatattaaTTATGCCCAAGATATGTGTTTCTAACAAATTCATTCATATAAAGTtcatttaaagatgtttaaaaatcaATGGGTACCATAGACCAAgaaaaatgtgaaactttagttGATTAAGAATGTATTTTGTGAATGCATGTTAGAGAGAACATACTGGTATGGTAATTTAATAATACAGGTAGAATTTCCTGACAGCAGCCTACAATAatgctgttaataataaattgtaatataatcaattgtgcttttgtatacattaaatgtttatatagaCTCAGGTCCAGAAAAAAGAACACAGATCAGCACTGCATGAATAAAGTTTTAGGTTAATTAAGAGCTAGATCTATTTTTGTCtgcctttttaaatatttatacagtagattagatttgtttttatatttatagcaCTTTAGATATACATCACACAGTTCAGaaatacattgtaaaaaatagCAGAGTatatacaaataacataatgtaTCTTACCATCAAAGCATACAAAGGGACGAAGGCTATCACATGGCATATCCCACCAACCAGTAGAGTAAGCTACTAATGTACACAATTGATCTTGTAATGAAGGTTGTGAAGAAAACCAACTTGTCCAACTACCCAGTGATTCGTTTCCCATGGACCAGAAAAAGCCACTTTTCTCTGTGTACAATCCAATCCAAGCATTTGAAATGAACTGTTGGCTCTGTGAAACATTTTGAATTTTCACAATGTCATCACTGGTTtcaatagtggccaggtcatcAAAGTTGGTCCGACAGTAAGCCTGAGCATCGGTCCAGGTTGTCCCTTTCTGGATCAGATGGTACTCGCGAATGACAGGCTGGACCAGAGGAGGGGCTCCTGTGGAGAAGAATTTCTatgtgctttagggcctgacaAATGATTTACAGtgacttgcaaaagtatttacaccCCTTTAAATGTTCAAAATTTTGTCACGTTTACAACCACAAATACAAATTGTATTTTATgggatagaccaacacaaagtggaacCCAATTGTAAAGTGAAAGGAAAATGGTAAATTGCTTTTTTCCAaagtaaaaaacattaatgtaTAAAGTGTCGCATGCATTTGTATACAGCCCCCTACACTCTGTTACTGCTAACTAAAATCTAGTGAAACCAACTGCCTTtagaagtcacctaattagtaaatgAAGTTcacacagctgttctgtgaatgccaaggaacacaccagggataaagttgtggaaaagtttaaaacagggttaggttataaacaaaatatttcaagcTTTAAACTTCACACAGAGCATGGATCAATCCATCatccaaaaatggaaaaatatgaagcacaactgcaaacctatcAAGACATGTTCATCCACCTAACCTGACAGGCCGGGCAAGAAGAGCACTGGTCAAAGAAGCAGCCAAAAGGCCCATGCTAACTCTGGAAAAAGGGATAAGAAGGCCTAAGTGCAAAACATGCATTTGTCTCAAGGTTTCAATATTTAAGTTTGTTCCTGACTTGCAATTAGCTTGCTTTTAGTGTGCTGATGTATTGCTACAGTGAGAATTGTTTGACCACATCTACAGAAAGTTCTGTTTGTCTCTGCCCATTGTGTTCCTTGCCCTAGCTTAATTTGCACCATTCATGCATTCTTAGTgttgctttttataataaattttgaaAAGACTACACCCTTGTTCTGGTGTCTTTGCATTAAGCTAATGTGACAAATACAGTAGTTTCTGTGGCTGACTTTCAATGTGGGGTCATCTTCTGAAAAAACTATTAGGCAAGCAGTCTTCCGCATGCATGTATTGAACAAAACTTTAAGCCATAATCAttgaaatttaaacaaaaaaaagttttgaaagattacatttttacacacaatgaatataaaatatatatgaagttatataaagtttcactttttaaataaaaaaattataatatatatatatatataatatatatatatatataatatttattcacTTATGATTATGATTTGGCAGGTTATAAATAATCTAATCTAACAATTCTTTGCAAagatatttggtttgtttttaaccTGTTTTATTTGCTCAATTGAACTAAATTTCTATAAGCCAGAATAAAGAGCCAACTTACAATAGTTCAAATAATAAGATTATACTGAAGGGGTCCAAAAAAttcattttacctttaaaaggtCCTAAATACCTTTtgttatatacatacatactgtataacttaATAACAACTCTAATTTTCTCAAATTCTCTTGAAAATCACAGTTGGTTAAATTACTGCCTAATAAATGAGCTATAGAAATAATGTATTTACCTAAGCacaatattataaatgtatgaaCTACACCTGCACTTCTTTCTTACCTGTGAAAAACAGAATTATAAACAGAAACTTCTCCATCACTGAGATGTTGttatgaaaattaataaaacgtATGTAATTGAATTTTCTGTAATTAAATGATAACTAAAAACAGCTAAATTGCAAAACTATATCTGTAATCTGGCTCTGTGCCTGACAAACTGAGCTTGCTTTGTCTTTTATAGGTTTAATGGCCTATGCAAACGCCCATCCTTTTAGTCTACACTTCATCAAGAAATAACCAAATAACCCATTCAAATACTTAATGGGTGGGTACAGAGATAAGTAAAATAAGACTtcacttttaaatattacagaGTAACCATCAAGTTAGGGCTTCCACTTACTTAATGTAGGTGGATACTCCTACAATCTACTATCTATTCTACCATATCCCTATCAAGTTCTATTTGATTCATCTACAGTAACTAGGGAAGGCCCTTAAAGTATATTAAAGTCATCAACTTATTGTATGGTCATAAAACTAATTTGAGATATTACTTTTGACTTTATGACATGGTGTGGCATGGTGTGTTATCGTGCTAGAAGTGTCTATTAAAAAACTGTTCTCAAAAAGGGATGTACATGATTagtaacacacaccagcaaaaTGTGAAATATAAGCAAAAAATTATACTAACATGCCAAACAAGTGTGTCAAAAACAGTCCTCACACCATTAACCCACCCCTAGGCTGGACTGTAGCTCACAATCTTACAAAGTGATGAGTTGCTGAAATCTTTTTGttgacatcttttttttaacaacagttCTATAAACAGAACTTCCACTTACTGGATAATTTTGTCTAttgcaaaattaaacaaaacaaacacacttatGAGTCAAGCACAATGGTAGTAGTGTTTTGGCTTGGGTGTAAATGGCTGCttcactcaaatgaggatgaACCCATGATATCAGATCAATTGCATAGTAGTCAAAGAACAACTTGGCAAACTGTGCATTAGGACTGAAAGAGCATCACAAGACCAATGCAACAATCTGGTTATGACAGCATAGgctatacaaaaataattagcttactctaaaacaaacaaacaaaaaaaaactattttctttAGCTTACTCTAAAACTAAAAAATCCAATATTTCAGCTTAGCTACAAATATGTGGCCAGTCAAATTTGGATTTAAATTTTTCTGGCCAAAAAGATTTAccatttcaaaacaatcaaaatattgacctaaagataattaaaaaactgTGATTCCTCAAATTATTAGAATTGGGATAAGGATGTACAAACCCGTTTCCAAAAATGTTGGGACACTGTAAAGACTGTAAATAAAAACGGAAAgcaatgaagtggaagttttaaatttcaatattttattcagaatagtatatagataacatatcaaatgttgaaagtgagacattttgaaatgtcatgccaaatattggctcattttggatACCATAGGAgctacacattccaaaaaagttgggacaggtagCAATAACAGGCTGTAAAagttaaatgtactgtaaatataagaATCAGCTAGAGGACCCatttgcaacttattaggtcaattggcaacatgactGGGTGTAAAAAGAgcctctcagagtggcagtgttcCTCTAAAGTCAAGATgggcagaggatcaccaattcccccaATGCTGCAGCGAAGAATACTGGCGCGATATCAGAAAAGAGTTTATCAGAGAAAAATTACAAAAgttatcatcatctacagtacataatatCATTTAAAGATTCTGAGAATTTGGAACAATTCAGAAAATATTGTctgtgaacacaatccaccgtgccattcGCCATTGCCGGCTAAAACTCTATAGGtaaaaaaagaagccatatcTAAACATAATACAGAAGCTCAGGCATTTTCTCTGGgtcaaggctcatttaaaatgagcTGTGGCAGAGTGGAAAACTGTTATGTGGTTAGACGaatcaaaaaatattttcccccaaagttctttttgggaaactgggaCCCCATGTCATTCGGACTTAAACTTAAGTTATCCCTTGACAAGAACAACCCAACCCTTGTTATCggcgctcagttcagaagcctgcatcttggatggtatggggttgcatgagtgcgtgaggcatgggcagcttacacatctggaaaggcaccatcaatgctgaaaggtatatccaagttctagaacaacatatgctcccatccagacgtcgTCTCTTTCAGGAAAGACtttgcattttccaacatgacaatgccagaccacatacaTACTGCTTCaatcatggctgcgtaggaaAAGCATCCGGatactgaaatggccagcctgcatttcagattttttaccCATAGTAAACATTTGGCgaatcataaagaggaagatgcgaCAAAGAGGACCTAAGACAGTTGAACAACTAATAGCCTGTATTAGATAAGAAAGGGACAACATTCCTATTCCTAACCTTAAGCAACTTGTCCCCTTAGTCCCCAGACATTTGCAGATTGTTATAAAAGAAGAGGGGATTTCACACAGTGGTAAACATGGCCTTGTGTTATGGTCCGGGCgggcgtgatggatccaagTGCAGAGCACGTGTTGTTGAATGTGCTGATTGCCTTGTAAAGATGAGGTGTGTGTCGGGCGGGTTGCAAAGCAAAGGTGCCGTGCTTGCTTCGTGGAGATGAGTCGCGGTGGTGAGTATGTTTGGGTCAAAGCCGAGAAGACAAAGTCCGTGATCCGAATTCGTGGTCGAGATGCAAAAGCGGGGGTCATTATACAGAAatccaaacaaacaataatccAAGACGAGAAGCAAATATCGTGATCTGTAAAACAAAGCGTGAGTCGACATCTGAGTAGCAAGGCAGGAGAAATCGCTGGAGAATTGGGCAttaaggcacacaataatctggcaatggGTGGTTGTTTGTAAGCAATTTAAATAGAGCAGAGTAGTGAATGAAATGAGGAACAGGTGTGCTGGAGCCGGTTAATGAGGCGGCAAAATTGAAACAGTGGACTAGAGAATGGAATGGAGTCGTGGAAGATCCTGGCTTGGTTTGACAGATGGGCGTGACCTGGCGTGCCGTGACAGTAGCCCCCGCCCTACGAACGCCACCTGGCGTTCTTGAGGGAGCCTCAGGATGAAGTTGGTCAAAACCTGTGATCAGAGAGCGATCCAGGATAAATTTGGCTGAAACCCAGCTCCTCTCCTCTGGTCCGTAACCTTCCCAGTCTACAAGATATTGTAGGCCACGCCCTCTGTGGCGAGACTTGAGCAGCTTACGGCCAGAGGGTATGGCACCAATCTGCGGATCTGGGGAACATGGAAGTGGGGTGAACTCGGCGcatggagagagggagagccaGTCTGACAAAGGAGGGGTTGATGATGCGTGAGATTGTGAAGGGTCCTATGAATCTTGGCGAAAGTTTCCTGGATGTGGTCTTGAGTGGCAGATTGCGAGTGGAGAGCATGGCCCTTTGACCAATGCGATACTTTGGGGCTGCACGGCGGTGCCGGTTGGCCTTACGTTGGAAAGTGCTCACGGTGCGTATAAGCTGAACACGGGCTCGTCGCCATGTGTTTCTACAACGCCGCACAAAAGCTTGAGTTGAAGGGACAGCGGTTTCCTTCTCCTGGGTGGGAAGAAGCGGTGGCTGGCAGCCTAAACAGCATTGAAATGGGGACATTCTAGTCGCAGAGGTGGGGAGTGAGTTATGTGCGTACTCCACCCAGGGGAGGAAATGGCAGCACGAAGCTGCGTCCCGAGCGGTCATGCATCTCAGTACTTTCTTAAGCTCCTGATTGACGCGTTCGGTCTGGCCGTTGCTCTGAGGGTAAAAACTGGACGAGAGGCTAGGTGTTGCGCCGATTAGCCTACAGAAAGCCTTCCAGAATTGGGCTAAGAATTGGGGACCTCTGTCGGAGACTATGTCTAAAGGGAGGCCATGGAGACGAAATACATGGTTGACCATGAGCTTGGCGGTTTCTTTGGCGGAAGGGAGTTTGGGTAGAGGAACAAAGTGAGCGGCTTTGGAGAAACTATCAACTATGGTGAGTATACACGTGTTATTGTTGGAGGAGGGTAGCCCAGTGACAAAGTCAAGAGCGATATGGGACTATGGGCGGTGGGGGATAGGGAGAGGTTTGAGTAGACCCTCAGGTGATCGGTTGGGTGACTTGTTTCTGGTGCATATGTCGCATGCGGTCTTTTGTgatggatggccaccagaaTCGTTGCAGTAGTAGGGCGAGAGTGCGAGTAGCCCCTGGATGGCATGCTAACTTTGAGTTGTGGCCCCACTCTTATACTGAAGGACGGACTGAAGCTGAAACGAAGAGCTTCCCGAGAGGGATGTTACTAGGACCTGGCTCATG
The DNA window shown above is from Clarias gariepinus isolate MV-2021 ecotype Netherlands chromosome 14, CGAR_prim_01v2, whole genome shotgun sequence and carries:
- the LOC128540776 gene encoding E-selectin-like, giving the protein MGNESLGSWTSWFSSQPSLQDQLCTLVAYSTGWWDMPCDSLRPFVCFDASQVGNAAYILVTSSVTWYDAQSYCRQHYTDLASARSLTEYQMILKPMSGVATHVWIGLFREPWKWSDQSNLTINLWMLKEPDNALGNQNCGYISNGLAADAQCSDIMYFFCHKIVYPRRLWTIKVRVQSNQDVNGPALKEAILEKIKQTAQAYGMPDNTTVDWKVYQNGVVFHKEKDPPEIAEQNCFL